From the genome of Opisthocomus hoazin isolate bOpiHoa1 chromosome 8, bOpiHoa1.hap1, whole genome shotgun sequence, one region includes:
- the TSPAN8 gene encoding tetraspanin-8: protein MAGVSSCMKYSMFIFNFIFWVCGSVILGVSVWIRVSKAAQQELEIDSSLFAGVDLLIAVGSVIMVLGFLGCCGAIKESRCMLMLFFIGLLLILILQVTGGILGAVYRSQIETSLNKTLVTSVNSLQSSTEESKAFKESFQKFERKNQCCGLLNGPADWGKNFNTPLGGNKICECETENLSTDLCTVFQGRYIYKRPCADVIEEYMKDHLLIIMGIAFGLAVVEILGLGFSMSLYCQIQRK from the exons ATGGCGGGCGTAAGCAGCTGCATGAAGTACTCCATGTTCATCTTCAACTTCATATTTTGG GTGTGTGGTTCCGTGATTTTGGGAGTCTCTGTATGGATACGTGTTAGCAAAGCTGCTCAGCAG gAGTTGGAGATAGACAGCAGCCTGTTTGCAGGTGTTGATCTGCTGATAGCTGTGGGCTCCGTCATTATGGTCCTTGGGTTTCTGGGATGCTGTGGTGCCATAAAGGAGAGTCGGTGCATGCTGATGTTG tTTTTTATTGGGCTGCTTCTGATCCTGATCCTTCAGGTCACAGGAGGTATTTTAGGAGCAGTGTACAGATCTCAG ATTGAAACATCTCTTAACAAGACTCTCGTGACAAGTGTGAATTCACTGCAAAGCTCTACAGAAGAATCCAAAGCATTTAAAGAGTCGTTCCAAAAGTTTGAGAGAAAG AATCAGTGCTGTGGTTTGCTGAATGGACCTGCAGACTGGGGAAAAAATTTTAATACTCCTCTTGGTGGCAATAAAATCTGTGAATGTGAAACAGAGAACCTATCAACAGATCTCTGCACCGTATTTCAAGGCAGATACATTTATAAAAGG ccttGTGCAGATGTGATTGAGGAATACATGAAAGACCATCTGCTCATAATTATGGGAATCGCCTTTGGACTGGCTGTTGTTGAG AttcttggtttggggttttctatGAGCCTCTACTGCCAGATCCAGAGAAAATGA